One part of the Ursus arctos isolate Adak ecotype North America unplaced genomic scaffold, UrsArc2.0 scaffold_14, whole genome shotgun sequence genome encodes these proteins:
- the IQCF3 gene encoding IQ domain-containing protein F3, translating into MGSKCCKSGPDKDALEKEKLKRLREKRRRARAKAAGKIQAWWRGTLVRRTLLVAALRAWMIQSWWRTLLWRRVLKRRQDLLKIYVIREEAAVKLQSWVRMWQCHRRYWHVCNALCILQVPKGCFSFQTRESLQEQYDVTPSQPEFHIEILSV; encoded by the exons AAGTCTGGTCCCGATAAGGATGCACTAGAGAAGGAGAAACTGAAG CGGCTTCGTGAAAAACGGCGCCGAGCAAGAGCCAAGGCGGCTGGGAAGATCCAGGCCTGGTGGCGGGGCACCCTGGTGCGTCGCACCCTGCTGGTGGCTGCCCTCAGGGCCTGGATGATTCAGAGCTGGTGGCGAACACTCCTGTGGAGGCGGGTTCTTAAGCGGCGGCAGGACCTGCTGAAGATCTACGTCATCCGGGAGGAGGCGGCAGTCAAGCTCCAGTCCTGGGTTCGCATGTGGCAGTGCCATCGACGTTACTGGCACGTATGCAACGCCCTCTGCATCCTCCAGGTCCCAAAgggctgcttctccttccagaCCCGTGAGAGTCTGCAGGAACAATATGACGTCACTCCCAGCCAGCCCGAGTTCCACATTGAAATCCTATCAGTCTAA